In Naumovozyma castellii chromosome 1, complete genome, one DNA window encodes the following:
- the ERG5 gene encoding C-22 sterol desaturase (ancestral locus Anc_2.562): METIMDNSTMEFVQQQTPSTLISTIQQLSYWKIFVTFICIVLVWDQISYQIKKGSIAGPRFKIWPIIGPFLESLDPKFEEYKAKWDSGALSCVSIFHKFVIISSTRDISRKIFQSSKFVKPCVVDVAIKILRPTNWVFLDGKAHIDYRKSLNGLFTKTALAQYLPSQEQVMDKYLQKFIEISKENNYEPQVFFHEMREILCALSLRAFCGEYITEDQIRKIADDYYLVTAALELVNFPIIIPFTKTWYGKRTADAAMKIFEQCAQMSKDYIAKGGKPICVMDAWCKLMHDAKTKNDEDSRILHREFSNKEISEAIFTFLFASQDASSSLACWLFQIVADRPDILEKIRKEQMEVRNNDMSTELNIELIDKMKYTNMVIKETLRYRPPVLMVPYVVKEKFPVTPNYTAPKGSMLIPTLYPSLHDPEVYENPDEFIPERWEEGSPASEAKKNWLVFGCGPHVCLGQTYVMITFAALLGKFALYTDFEHKITPLSEKIKVFATIFPKDDLLMTFKKRDPITGKVFE; this comes from the coding sequence ATGGAAACCATTATGGATAACTCCACTATGGAATTTGTTCAACAACAAACTCCATCCACACTCATCTCCACCATTCAACAACTTTCATACTGGAAAATCTTCGTCACTTTCATATGTATAGTCCTCGTATGGGATCAAATATCATACCAAATCAAAAAAGGGTCCATTGCAGGTCCCAGATTCAAAATCTGGCCCATCATTGGTCCCTTTTTGGAGTCATTAGACccaaaatttgaagaatataagGCTAAATGGGATTCAGGTGCATTATCTTGCGTTTCAATCTTCCATAAATTCGTCATTATTTCATCTACAAGAGATATCTCAAGAAAGATTTTCcaatcttccaaatttgtAAAACCATGTGTGGTGGACGTTGCTATTAAGATTTTAAGACCTACAAATTGGGTCTTCTTGGATGGGAAGGCTCATATCGATTATAGAAAATCATTGAATGGGTTATTTACAAAGACCGCATTGGCTCAATATTTACCATCACAGGAACAAGTCATggataaatatttacaaaaatttattgaaatttcaaaagagaaTAATTACGAACCACAAGTTTTCTTCCATGAAATGAGAGAAATTTTATGTGCCTTATCATTGAGAGCATTCTGTGGTGAGTATATCACGGAGGATCAAATTAGGAAAATCGCTGAcgattattatttggttaCTGCTGCTTTGGAACTAGTCAATTTCCCCATCATTATCCCATTTACAAAGACTTGGTATGGTAAGAGAACTGCAGATGCAGCAATGAAGATTTTTGAACAGTGTGCTCAGATGTCCAAAGATTATATTGCTAAGGGTGGAAAACCAATTTGTGTCATGGATGCCTGGTGTAAATTGATGCATGATGCAAAGACTAAGAATGATGAGGATTCAAGAATCTTACATAGAGAATTCTCTAATAAGGAAATTTCTGAGGCAATCTTCACTTTCTTATTTGCCTCACAAGATGCTTCCTCATCTTTGGCATGCTGGTTATTCCAAATTGTCGCTGATCGTCCAGATATCTTGGAAAAGATTAGAAAGGAACAGATGGAAGTTCgtaataatgatatgtCCACTGAATTAAATAtagaattaattgataagATGAAATATACTAATATGGTCATTAAGGAAACTTTACGTTATAGACCACCTGTCCTAATGGTTCCATATGTGGTAAAGGAAAAATTCCCAGTCACTCCAAACTATACAGCACCAAAGGGTTCCATGTTAATTCCAACCCTTTATCCATCATTACATGACCCTGAAGTTTATGAAAATCCTGATGAATTTATTCCAGAAAGATGGGAAGAAGGTTCCCCAGCAAGTGaagcaaagaaaaattggttAGTATTTGGTTGTGGTCCACATGTTTGTCTGGGACAAACTTATGTTATGATTACTTTTGCCGCATTATTAGGTAAATTTGCATTATACACAGATTTTGAACATAAGATCACACCATTAAGTGAGAAAATTAAAGTATTCGCCACCATTTTCCCAAAGGATGACTTATTAATGACATTTAAGAAGAGAGATCCAATAACAGGGAAAgtctttgaataa
- the SOK2 gene encoding Sok2p (ancestral locus Anc_2.564): MSNNTQPNNTNSSSHMHMQMPISQGQQQNNAKLNQNQLDNSSASSSAASNNINNNNSNDNEMLNYSQAAANPNTNQQQQTMPTYQYPNQDQWQYQQQYYQQKQQQQQYYPQQDQQYLDQQQNRSHSGSDAGRPTSTISQLPNTQAYYYYYPQLQVQPPQQQQQQVNYQYPQQQQQPTAATTAAAAQQYYYYAPTTTQQQQQQLYDDPAYYQQQQLYQQAISPYQMQAQINSYQPAQPAPPPPQPATIVAISPQNNKESKDNNKNSNYPNPSTYQYPGFQKGQTQQQPSHQYTHSFSAISTSPELMAANEVVATVSTVDHPYMNPTSTFDNNSMVGRNNKNKKHRRKLTADDVSLSDGKQEDEPEEEIYTNNNNNNNTEGIFVKPRVTTTMWEDERTICYQVEANGVSVVRRADNDMINGTKLLNVTKMTRGRRDGILKSEKIRHVVKIGSMHLKGVWVPFERARLMAGREHILDLLYPLFVRDIESVLKQTRPVVFHEDHVSINNVHHHQVQDENEQPQIANIPTTTTASTTNNNNNDLTYSQYENNNEKQLYLPPPTTVVPPPPPPPAVQTQLTNGNLSMYYPSTSQNTMYATQPQRYTATTNTSNNIHTGIAPQQQMPNTMYHSSLIQPLNENNGSTNNTTPSTTNTTTTTSSTVSITNNNNNNTNETTSHTSPLPANTSEPSKEEPATKDSLEKTMEPQQQDETINTSTNADLKEEDKNDSV; this comes from the coding sequence ATGTCCAACAACACTCAACCCAACAATACAAATTCTTCCTCTCACATGCATATGCAGATGCCCATCTCACAGGGACAACAACAGAACAACGCCAAGCTCAACCAGAATCAATTAGATAATTCTTCCGCTTCTTCCTCTGCTGCATCCAACAAcattaacaacaacaacagcaacgATAATGAAATGCTGAATTACTCTCAGGCCGCCGCTAACCCTAACACAAACCAGCAACAGCAAACTATGCCGACATACCAATATCCAAACCAGGATCAATGGCAATATCAGCAACAGTACTACCaacaaaaacaacaacagcagcagtACTATCCGCAGCAGGATCAACAATATCTAGATCAACAACAGAACAGATCACATTCAGGCTCTGATGCTGGCAGACCGACGTCTACAATATCACAACTACCAAACACACAGGCTTACTACTACTATTATCCACAACTACAAGTACAACCGCctcaacaacagcaacaacaagtaaattatcaatatcctcaacagcaacagcaaccaACTGCTGCTACTACTGCTGCTGCCGCACAACAATATTACTATTATGCACCAACTACCAcccaacaacaacaacaacaattgtACGATGATCCAGCATActaccaacaacaacaactttACCAACAAGCAATCTCACCCTACCAAATGCAAGCACAAATAAACTCATACCAACCAGCACAACCggcaccaccaccaccacaacCAGCAACAATAGTAGCAATATCACCgcaaaataataaagaatcaaaGGATAATAACAAGAATTCAAACTATCCGAACCCTTCCACATATCAGTATCCAGGGTTCCAAAAGGGACAAACTCAACAACAACCCTCTCATCAATACACACATTCATTCTCTGCGATTTCCACCTCTCCGGAATTGATGGCTGCTAATGAAGTCGTAGCAACCGTGTCCACTGTAGATCATCCATATATGAATCCAACATCAACTTTcgataataatagtatGGTGGGACGcaacaacaagaataaGAAACATAGAAGGAAATTGACCGCTGATGATGTTTCGTTGAGTGATGGAAAGCAAGAAGATGAACCAGAAGAGGAAATCTACAcgaacaacaacaacaacaacaacacgGAGGGAATCTTCGTCAAACCAAGagtaacaacaacaatgtGGGAGGATGAAAGAACCATATGTTATCAAGTGGAAGCGAATGGTGTCTCCGTCGTGCGTAGAGCTGATAATGATATGATTAATGGAACGAAATTATTGAACGTGACAAAAATGACGAGGGGAAGAAGAGATGGGATACTTAAATCGGAAAAGATTAGACATGTCGTCAAGATCGGATCCATGCATTTGAAAGGGGTTTGGGTCCCCTTTGAAAGAGCAAGATTGATGGCAGGAAGAGAACATATTTTGGATTTATTGTATCCATTGTTTGTAAGAGACATTGAAAGTGTATTGAAACAAACAAGACCTGTCGTGTTCCATGAAGATCACGTATCCATAAATAAcgttcatcatcatcaagtCCAGGACGAAAATGAACAACCACAAATCGCGAACATCCCCACTACTACAACAGCAAGCACAactaacaacaacaataatgatttgacTTATAGTCaatatgaaaataataacgaAAAACAATTGTATCTACCACCACCAACCACAGTagtaccaccaccaccaccaccaccagcaGTTCAAACTCAATTGACTAATGGTAATCTCTCCATGTACTACCCATCAACAAGTCAAAATACAATGTATGCGACTCAACCACAAAGATACACAGCAACAACGAATACAtccaataatattcataCTGGAATTGcaccacaacaacaaatgcCCAACACAATGTATCATTCCAGTCTCATTCAGCCATTAAACGAAAATAATGGTTCGACAAACAACACCACTCCCAGCACCACcaataccaccaccacaacCTCATCTACGGTCTCCATcacaaacaacaacaacaacaacactAATGAAACCACATCTCATACTTCCCCACTACCAGCTAACACCTCGGAACCATCCAAGGAGGAACCCGCTACAAAGGATTCTCTTGAAAAGACGATGGAACCTCAGCAACAAGATGAAACTATCAATACATCTACGAATGCTGACCTTAAGGAGGAAGATAAAAACGATTCCgtttag
- the STB4 gene encoding Stb4p (ancestral locus Anc_2.565): MNRNMIHSHETHRNAMDNTSPERKKQRIRVQRACNICKRRKVKCDGNKPCLNCIKKEIDCEYNNSSNTTKKEPNDPPADIDAAESSTMSPPNLLHPQLNKEQSEDNMAVLLLDLAKKLKQKKNIKDTTSLGNDDTIPPRVTKDTNSPWQSFSYDKYRFHRRYQNVLPNKFGKSLLSALPPQLIQENNLETPRIQNYAWNMSGGHYLKFEQMHENNSSLLFFNFDNPLHLSTVTKLLTFYFKQINKPYGIIHEEMFWNQFNNGFLQQGKQNNKSAKLFTSMLYLVLTISIRFYEGLPASSLDQLFTPQEQELVHRQRILRNEEYMFGHAYSIVSKLTFEWESFELIQSWLLIAFYLRTCYRQISCWNALSRAINMCNGMSLYLNRFPEVHSTYDEVKAWHCFWSCFIMDKLISFQLGRLYQLSMPVTNMNQPTNPDTWFHDETIQLFQLSKIVMDFQKKEAQELDIQESLQLRGEMDKWLDNFMKSQEDNSSSSLLFTNQPLYQLQPFLSYLDIRVTFELRYLFCLINPPSYTSPLSYTFPIDIPSLIKHCQLSLDLLTGINSKDFFFVPWWLNLSQLFSIGLVSVVLIHAGIETVAMTTILDKSMKLWQSLETASPKNPPVMLPQCLWCIRMLNQMCCIRLSLSQSKFASIVGEHGGDNSHNKNKFSQFGKVGENEDETDIVEPSLTSQKPTGYNLENNGSARLSDILIKDNEETLSYTTRDSSENIVSSLTPVGEQLSLDDDDDLFANLQWFDQDFVL; this comes from the coding sequence ATGAACAGGAACATGATTCACTCGCACGAAACGCATCGCAACGCCATGGACAATACCTCACCGGAAAGgaagaaacaaagaataAGAGTGCAGAGAGCATGCAACATTTGCAAGAGAAGGAAAGTGAAATGTGACGGTAATAAACCATGCTTGAACTGTatcaagaaagaaatcGACTGTGAATATAATAACAGCAGCAACACTACAAAGAAGGAACCTAATGATCCTCCCGCGGATATAGACGCCGCGGAATCCTCCACCATGTCACCACCTAACTTATTACATCCTCAATTGAACAAGGAACAATCAGAGGATAACATGGCTGTCTTGTTATTGGATTTAgctaaaaaattaaaacaaaagaaaaacataaAAGACACTACATCACTGGGAAATGACGACACGATACCACCCAGGGTAACTAAGGATACTAACTCACCTTGGCAATCATTCTCTTACGATAAATATAGATTTCATAGAAGGTATCAGAATGTATTACCAAATAAATTCGGTAAATCATTGTTATCAGCATTACCACCACAAttaattcaagaaaataatcTGGAAACTCCAAGAATACAAAATTACGCTTGGAATATGTCAGGTGgtcattatttgaaatttgaacaaatgcatgaaaataattcatctttattattcttcaatttcgaTAATCCATTACATTTATCCACTGTAACAAAATTACTCactttttatttcaaacaaattaataaacCATATGGTATCATTCATGAAGAAATGTTTTGGAATCAATTTAATAACGGGTTCTTACAACAGGggaaacaaaataataaatctgCCAAATTATTCACTTCCATGCTTTATTTAGTATTAACAATATCAATAAGATTCTATGAGGGACTCCCCGCTTCATCGTTGGATCAATTATTTACACCGCAGGAACAAGAACTAGTACATAGACAAAGAATCCtaagaaatgaagaatatatGTTTGGTCATGCATATTCCATAGTGTCTAAATTAACTTTTGAATGGGAATCATTCGAATTGATTCAATCATGGTTATTGATCGCATTCTATTTGAGAACATGTTATAGACAAATTTCATGTTGGAATGCATTAAGTAGAGCCATTAATATGTGTAATGGGATGTCATTATATCTTAATAGATTCCCAGAAGTTCATTCCACATACGATGAAGTTAAGGCATGGCATTGCTTTTGGTCATGTTTCATCatggataaattaattagtTTCCAATTGGGGAGACTTTATCAATTATCGATGCCCGTGACAAATATGAATCAACCAACAAATCCTGATACGTGGTTCCATGATGAAACAATAcaattattccaattatCTAAAATAGTAATGGATTTCCAAAAGAAGGAAGCTCAAGAATTAGATATTCAAGAATCACTGCAATTACGAGGGGAAATGGATAAATGGTTGGACAATTTCATGAAATCTCAAGAagataattcatcatcatcattattatttactaATCAACCCTTATATCAATTACAACCATTCTTATCATATTTGGACATTAGAGTAACTTTTGAATTGAGATATTTGTTTTGCTTAATAAATCCACCATCTTACACTTCACCCCTATCGTATACTTTCCCCATTGATATTCCCTCCCTAATAAAACATTGTCAATTATCACTAGACTTACTCACTGGTATAAACTCTAaagattttttctttgtcCCCTGGTGGTTGAATTTATCTCAATTATTTAGTATTGGTTTGGTGAGTGTAGTTCTCATTCACGCAGGAATAGAAACTGTGGCCATGACAACAATCCTAGATAaatcaatgaaattatGGCAATCTTTAGAAACTGCGTCTCCGAAAAATCCACCCGTCATGTTACCTCAATGTCTATGGTGTATAAGAATGTTGAATCAAATGTGTTGTATACGTCTTTCCCTCTCACAATCAAAATTTGCTTCCATTGTTGGAGAACATGGAGGTGATAATAGTcataataagaataaattttctCAATTTGGGAAAGTGggtgaaaatgaagatgagaCAGACATTGTCGAACCTTCATTAACCTCACAGAAACCTACCGGTTataatcttgaaaataatggaaGTGCCAGATTAAGCGACATTCTAATAAaggataatgaagaaacacTGTCATACACTACTAGGGATTCATCAGAGAATATAGTATCAAGTTTAACTCCAGTGGGTGAACAATTATCACtcgatgatgatgacgatttATTCGCAAATTTACAATGGTTCGATCAAGATTTCGTACTATAG
- the FMS1 gene encoding polyamine oxidase (ancestral locus Anc_2.567) translates to MSSCIFLRTMRAFFRKSCNLEHQGSYIASLNIVSNTLHIGPAIQIMTKPKEQQVIIIGAGIAGLKAASTLYANGIKNCLVIEARDRIGGRLLTVKGYKGDKYDLGAGWHHDTLMNPLFLEEAEAMKKDSKKRFVFEDSQFIYIDDQRGRIDHDPDMSLEFVDAEIDKFTGLEFYQSLDVKDCSFYHIILKYLLQRRDFLTDDQIKFSAQIARYLELWHGASWDKLSAKDTYFDHQGRNALVTNFDSVVNRIGDTFPKDWIRLNTEVKAIERDGKNVLIKLSSGEEYICQYTIVTIPQSVLQLSLQLPDESNTKGRIDFKPPLNPQIQEAFKKIHFGGLGKVVFEFDKCTWSNESSRIFTLAHSQENFVEDVRKAETWEGLIDNLKTPSSQLFENCWDFPLLFINLAKSIGRPTLIMLMQSPLSNYIESIGNDKQKVYEFFQPVLDKVMTTLQSNKVINGLSANPTEAETNSPILKNLLVTNWNNDPYSRGAYSACFAGDDALEMIIAMSNGQDSRIRFAGEHTIMDGAGAVHGSWESGRREGEYILEHLKDH, encoded by the coding sequence ATGTCATCATGCATTTTCTTACGTACAATGCGTGCCTTCTTCAGAAAATCTTGCAACCTCGAACATCAAGGATCATACATCGCATCCTTGAACATTGTTTCAAACACATTACACATTGGGCCAGCAATACAAATAATGACAAAACCAAAGGAACAGCAAGTGATAATTATTGGTGCAGGTATAGCTGGGTTGAAAGCCGCTTCAACATTATATGCAAATGGAATTAAAAACTGTCTGGTAATTGAAGCAAGGGATAGAATCGGGGGAAGATTGCTCACAGTTAAGGGTTATAAAGGTGATAAGTACGACTTGGGTGCAGGATGGCACCATGACACTTTGATGAATCCGTTATTTTTAGAAGAAGCTGAAGCAATGAAAAAGGATTCCAAGAAAAGATTTGTATTTGAAGATAGTCAATTCATTTATATTGATGaccaaagaggaagaattgACCACGATCCTGATATGAGTTTGGAATTTGTTGAtgctgaaattgataaatttacaGGATTAGAATTTTATCAAAGTTTAGATGTCAAAGATTGTTCCTTCTATCATATTATCTTGAAGTATTTGTTACAAAGAAGAGATTTTCTCACTGATgatcaaataaaattttctgCACAAATTGCaagatatttggaattgtGGCATGGTGCAAGTTGGGACAAATTAAGTGCAAAGGATACATACTTTGATCATCAGGGAAGAAATGCCTTAGTTACTAATTTTGATTCCGTGGTGAATAGAATTGGAGACACTTTCCCCAAGGATTGGATTAGATTAAACACTGAAGTTAAGGCAATTGAGAGAGATGGCAAAAATGTCCTTATCAAGTTGAGTTCCGGAGAGGAATATATTTGTCAGTATACGATTGTTACTATTCCTCAAAGTGTTTTACAACTATCCTTACAACTACCAGATGAATCAAATACTAAAGGTAGAATTGATTTCAAACCACCTTTGAATCCACAAATTCAGGAAgctttcaagaaaatacaTTTTGGTGGATTGGGTAAAgttgtttttgaatttgacaAATGTACTTGGTCCAATGAAAGTTCTCGAATATTTACATTAGCACACTCCCAAGAAAATTTTGTTGAAGATGTTCGTAAAGCTGAAACTTGGGAGGgattaattgataatttaaagACCCCTTCAAgtcaattatttgaaaattgttGGGATTTTCCATTACTTTTCATCAACTTAGCTAAATCTATTGGAAGACCCACACTGATCATGCTAATGCAAAGCCCATTATCCAACTATATAGAATCCATTGGAAACGATAAGCAAAAAGTTtatgaatttttccaaCCAGTATTAGACAAAGTTATGACAACTCTGCAATCAAACAAAGTGATAAATGGTCTGTCAGCTAACCCAACTGAGGCAGAAACAAATTCTCCAATTCTAAAGAACCTATTAGTTACCAACTGGAATAATGACCCGTATTCTAGGGGTGCATATTCTGCTTGTTTTGCCGGCGATGATGCGTTGGAAATGATAATTGCCATGTCGAACGGTCAGGACTCTCGCATTAGATTTGCAGGAGAACATACTATTATGGATGGTGCAGGCGCAGTTCATGGAAGTTGGGAAAGTGGTAGACGTGAAGGTGAGTACATATTGGAACACTTGAAGGATCATTGA